The following coding sequences are from one Candidatus Cloacimonas sp. window:
- the tpiA gene encoding triose-phosphate isomerase, protein MRKLYIAGNWKMNKGLMETRVFVQKVVKEINKQVLGDVIPLIAPAYPFLEEALRESFSSALQVAAQDVSYHSEGAYTGEVSAQMLASMELKYCIVGHSERRQYHNETDAMVNARMLKLFEHNITPIVCIGETLAQREEGKTEEVIINQLTGCLEGIKLLKGTEIILAYEPVWAIGTGKTATPWQAQEVHKLIRNWLKNNYGETVAKELSILYGGSIKPANLKELLEGEDIDGGLIGGASLKEEDFLEMVKIAVASKGEKC, encoded by the coding sequence ATGCGGAAATTATACATTGCTGGTAACTGGAAGATGAATAAGGGTTTAATGGAAACGCGGGTATTTGTGCAAAAGGTGGTTAAGGAAATAAACAAGCAGGTTTTGGGAGATGTAATACCTTTAATTGCACCGGCTTATCCATTTTTGGAAGAGGCCTTGAGAGAAAGTTTCAGTTCCGCTTTACAAGTGGCTGCTCAGGATGTATCTTATCATTCTGAAGGTGCTTACACAGGCGAAGTGTCTGCTCAAATGCTGGCATCAATGGAACTTAAATATTGTATTGTGGGTCATTCCGAACGCCGTCAATATCATAATGAAACAGACGCAATGGTAAATGCCAGAATGCTGAAGCTTTTTGAGCATAATATCACTCCCATTGTTTGTATTGGAGAAACATTGGCTCAAAGGGAAGAGGGAAAAACGGAAGAAGTGATCATCAATCAGCTTACCGGTTGTTTGGAAGGCATAAAATTGCTAAAGGGGACGGAAATTATTCTTGCTTATGAACCAGTGTGGGCAATTGGAACAGGCAAAACTGCCACTCCTTGGCAAGCGCAAGAAGTGCACAAGTTAATTAGAAATTGGCTGAAAAATAACTATGGAGAAACCGTTGCCAAGGAACTCTCCATCCTCTATGGGGGCAGTATAAAACCGGCAAATTTAAAAGAACTTTTGGAAGGTGAAGATATTGATGGTGGCTTAATTGGAGGCGCATCACTAAAAGAAGAGGACTTTCTGGAAATGGTGAAGATAGCGGTGGCAAGTAAAGGAGAAAAATGTTAG
- a CDS encoding heavy metal translocating P-type ATPase has product MESKLTIGIDGMHCASCSARAEKALSQLSGVKEANVNLALEEAYIVYDDRKAKFTDFQRAIEKIGFKVRPSEAERESEQIVQMQKARKKMWFSWLLTILVLILMLPAMIFGTYVFGHQTDAWLMFLLSLVAMVFPARSVYVSAYKSVKSGGANMDVLIAIGTIASLLVAPLSLIVKDISPHSFAGIAAMIISFHLTGRYVEAKAKGKASEAIRKLIGLGAKTAIILDNGQEKEIPIAQLQVGDIFSVKPGAKIPTDGIIIKGSSTVDESMATGESMPVAKNPQDNVLGATINLDGYLEIQATQIGRDTFLAQVIRLVSEAQHSKVPIQLLADKITSIFVPAVLILTICVFAAWMLFPNFMQNIASAITSVLPLRLPSQGLAAALMASIATLVIACPCALGLATPTALMVGSGLGAKKGILIRNGEALQRMKDLNAIVFDKTGTLTLGTPELIKTHSFSGEDMDNILLAAALEQSSEHPLALAFAKAVENRDLPAREEFVSFPGKGISGKINGKKYSVGNADFLAEQGVALKSPSPENYNFATQIGLANEKELLAWFFLADTLKDDAQPVVEELNKRGIKTIMLSGDNETTAKAIAEKCGIKQVLANVLPADKAKKIKELQDSGLIVGMVGDGINDAPALKQADIGFAMGLGTDIAIETADITLLRNDLKLIPKAIDLSERTFAKIKQNLFWAFFYNLIAIPLAALGVLHPVIAEIAMATSSVTVVTNANLLKRDKLNSVS; this is encoded by the coding sequence ATGGAAAGCAAACTTACCATCGGAATTGACGGAATGCATTGTGCCTCTTGCAGCGCGCGTGCCGAAAAAGCGCTCTCCCAATTGTCGGGAGTTAAAGAAGCAAATGTAAACCTGGCTTTGGAAGAAGCATACATTGTTTATGATGACCGCAAAGCAAAATTCACGGATTTTCAGCGTGCCATTGAAAAAATCGGGTTTAAGGTTCGCCCCTCCGAAGCGGAAAGAGAAAGCGAACAAATTGTCCAGATGCAGAAAGCCAGAAAGAAGATGTGGTTTTCCTGGCTGCTGACTATCTTGGTGTTAATTTTGATGTTGCCGGCAATGATTTTCGGCACTTATGTATTTGGCCACCAAACAGATGCCTGGCTGATGTTTCTGTTAAGTTTGGTGGCAATGGTTTTTCCGGCACGGAGCGTGTATGTATCTGCCTATAAATCAGTAAAAAGCGGCGGAGCCAATATGGATGTGTTAATTGCCATTGGCACAATTGCTTCGCTTTTGGTGGCTCCCCTTTCCTTAATAGTGAAAGATATTTCTCCGCATAGTTTTGCCGGAATTGCCGCGATGATTATTTCTTTTCATTTAACGGGTCGCTATGTTGAAGCCAAAGCCAAGGGCAAGGCCTCCGAGGCAATTAGAAAACTTATCGGCTTAGGAGCCAAAACAGCCATTATCTTGGATAACGGTCAGGAAAAAGAAATTCCGATTGCTCAGCTGCAAGTTGGGGATATTTTTAGCGTGAAACCGGGTGCCAAAATTCCCACGGACGGAATAATCATCAAAGGCAGCAGCACGGTGGATGAGTCAATGGCGACGGGAGAATCAATGCCTGTAGCTAAAAACCCGCAGGATAATGTGTTAGGTGCTACAATAAACCTGGATGGCTATTTGGAAATTCAGGCAACCCAAATAGGCAGAGATACTTTTTTGGCTCAGGTAATCAGGTTAGTTAGTGAAGCGCAGCATTCCAAAGTTCCCATTCAATTGCTTGCCGATAAGATAACCTCTATTTTTGTCCCCGCCGTATTAATTTTAACTATCTGCGTTTTTGCTGCCTGGATGCTGTTCCCCAATTTTATGCAAAACATTGCCTCTGCAATAACTTCCGTTTTACCTTTACGCTTGCCTTCCCAAGGTTTAGCCGCTGCTTTAATGGCTTCTATAGCCACTTTGGTAATTGCTTGTCCTTGTGCTCTCGGTTTGGCAACCCCAACCGCTTTGATGGTGGGAAGCGGATTGGGAGCAAAAAAAGGGATTCTGATTCGCAATGGTGAGGCCTTGCAAAGAATGAAAGACCTGAATGCCATCGTCTTTGACAAAACCGGAACTTTAACTTTAGGCACACCAGAACTGATTAAGACACATAGTTTTAGCGGTGAGGATATGGATAATATCCTGCTTGCCGCAGCTTTGGAACAATCCTCTGAACATCCTTTGGCTCTGGCATTCGCTAAGGCAGTGGAAAATAGAGATTTACCCGCTCGTGAGGAGTTTGTTTCTTTCCCTGGAAAAGGCATTAGCGGAAAAATCAACGGCAAAAAATATAGCGTTGGAAATGCGGATTTTTTAGCGGAACAGGGAGTTGCACTAAAATCACCCAGTCCTGAGAATTATAACTTTGCCACCCAAATTGGTCTGGCAAACGAAAAGGAATTGCTTGCCTGGTTTTTCCTTGCCGATACACTTAAAGACGATGCTCAACCAGTTGTGGAAGAATTAAATAAGCGTGGAATAAAAACCATTATGCTGAGTGGAGATAATGAAACAACCGCTAAAGCAATTGCAGAAAAATGTGGCATCAAACAAGTTTTGGCAAATGTTCTGCCTGCCGATAAAGCCAAGAAAATAAAGGAATTACAAGATAGCGGACTGATTGTGGGAATGGTGGGTGACGGAATAAATGACGCTCCCGCTTTGAAACAGGCAGATATTGGATTCGCTATGGGCTTGGGAACCGACATTGCCATTGAAACCGCCGACATAACTCTTTTGAGAAACGACCTGAAACTGATTCCTAAAGCCATAGACCTCTCCGAAAGGACTTTTGCCAAAATCAAACAAAATCTCTTCTGGGCTTTTTTTTATAACCTGATTGCCATTCCTTTGGCTGCTTTGGGTGTCCTCCATCCTGTAATTGCAGAAATAGCTATGGCTACCAGTAGTGTGACTGTAGTTACTAATGCCAATTTATTGAAGAGAGATAAACTCAATTCTGTATCCTAA
- the serS gene encoding serine--tRNA ligase, giving the protein MLDLKFMRNNVELVRQAIINKNEKADLDAFLSVDDQRRKLQFEFDNLKAHQNSVSAIIAQKKKASEKIDDELAEMSKTAEEIKELGNQLNSVNAELEALLLTFPNVPQGDVPIGKDESANEVIKVWGEPKQFSFAPKDHLELAIQNNLLDLPRGAKISGSGFPVYTGEGARWERYIINFMLELHRQKHNYTEFMVPLAVNRKTMTGTGQLPKLEEDMYHIEKDDFFLIPTAEVPLTNMHSDEILVWKDLPKRYVAYTPCFRREAGSYGKETRGLQRLHQFNKVELVQFTEPEKSAEALEEILANAEAILQAFNLHYRVVTLCTGDLSFASQKTYDLEVWAPGTGKYLEVSSVSNFGDFQARRANIRYRDKTGKVKYLHTLNGSGVATPRLLIAILETYQQEDGSIKLPSVLEPFWQLKI; this is encoded by the coding sequence ATGTTAGACCTAAAATTTATGCGTAATAATGTGGAGCTTGTGCGGCAAGCGATAATTAACAAAAATGAAAAAGCGGATTTGGATGCCTTCTTAAGCGTTGATGATCAGAGACGCAAACTGCAATTTGAATTTGATAATCTGAAAGCGCATCAAAACAGTGTTTCAGCTATCATCGCGCAAAAGAAAAAAGCGAGTGAAAAGATAGATGACGAACTGGCTGAAATGAGCAAAACCGCGGAAGAAATAAAAGAACTTGGCAATCAGTTAAATTCCGTAAATGCAGAATTGGAAGCATTGCTTTTAACCTTTCCCAATGTTCCTCAAGGGGATGTTCCGATCGGAAAAGATGAATCGGCTAATGAAGTAATAAAGGTCTGGGGTGAACCAAAGCAATTTTCCTTTGCTCCCAAAGATCATTTGGAATTGGCTATCCAAAATAACCTGCTGGATTTACCTCGCGGGGCAAAAATCAGCGGTAGTGGTTTTCCTGTTTACACTGGAGAAGGGGCGCGTTGGGAACGCTATATAATTAATTTTATGCTGGAGCTGCATCGTCAGAAACATAACTATACAGAGTTTATGGTGCCTTTGGCGGTAAATCGGAAAACAATGACCGGAACAGGTCAACTTCCAAAGCTGGAAGAAGATATGTATCATATTGAAAAGGATGATTTTTTCTTGATTCCCACGGCAGAAGTTCCCCTCACTAATATGCACTCCGATGAAATTTTGGTCTGGAAAGACCTGCCGAAACGCTATGTTGCCTACACACCCTGTTTTAGAAGAGAGGCGGGTTCCTATGGAAAAGAAACCAGAGGTCTGCAACGCTTGCATCAATTTAATAAAGTGGAGCTGGTTCAGTTTACGGAGCCGGAAAAATCGGCGGAGGCATTGGAAGAAATATTGGCAAATGCCGAAGCGATATTACAGGCATTCAATTTGCATTATAGAGTGGTAACTTTATGCACGGGTGATTTATCTTTCGCATCTCAAAAGACATACGATTTGGAAGTATGGGCTCCTGGAACGGGTAAATATCTGGAAGTAAGTTCTGTTAGCAACTTTGGTGATTTTCAAGCCCGCCGAGCTAATATCCGCTATCGCGATAAAACCGGCAAAGTGAAATATTTGCATACTTTAAACGGTTCCGGAGTAGCCACGCCGCGTTTGCTGATTGCTATTCTGGAAACATATCAACAGGAAGATGGAAGCATAAAATTACCTTCCGTGCTTGAGCCATTTTGGCAATTAAAAATATAA